The sequence GTCACTGGCGGCGGCTACAAGCCTCCCCGCGCCAGTTCGACCGCGCGCAGCACCGCTTGGGCCTTGTTCACCGACTCCTGAAACTCGCTCCCGGGGTCGGAGTCGGCGACGATGCCGGCGCCCGCCTGCACCGAGGCGCGCTTGCCCTGCAGGAACAGGGTACGGATGGCGATGCAGGAATCCAGGTTGCCGGCGAAGTCGGCATAGAGCACGGAGCCTCCATAGAGGCCGCGGCGCACCGGCTCCAGTTCCTCGATGATCTCCATGGCGCGCACCTTGGGAGCGCCGGTGAGCGTGCCGGCGGGAAAGCAGGCGGCGAAGGCGTCCACCGGGTGCAGCCCGGGGCGCAGCCTGCCCTCGATGGCCGAGACCAGGTGCATGACGTGGGAGTAGCGCTCCACGTACATCAGGTCGCGCACCCGCACCGAGCCGTACTCGGAGACCCGGCCCAGGTCGTTGCGCCCCAGGTCCACCAGCATGACGTGCTCGGCGCGCTCCTTCTCGTCGGAGCGCAGCCGGGCCTCCAGGCGGCAGTCCTCCTCCTCATCGGCGCCGCGCGGCAGCGTGCCCGCGATGGGGTGGTACTCCAGCTTGCGCCCGCTCACCTTCACCAGCATCTCCGGGGAGGAGCCCAGCACGTGGGTGTCGCCCATCCGCAGGAAGTACAGGTACGGAGACGGGTTGACGGCGCGCAGAGCGCGGTAGATGTGGAAGGGGTCGACCCCGGGCTGGAAGTCCCAGCGCTGCGAGAGCACCGCCTGGAAGACGTCGCCGGCCATGATGTACTCCTTGGTGCGGCGGACGGCGGCGAGGAAGTCGCGAGGGCGGGTGACGGCGCGCACCTTGAGCTTGCCCTGGGCCGGGCGGCGGGCCGCCAGGATGTCGCGGGGACGCGCGCCCGCGGCCAGGCGCTTCTCGATGGCGGCGATGTCGGCGAGGGCGCGGGCGTAGGCGCGCTTCGGGGCTTCCTCCCTGACGTCGGCGGCGGCCACGATGTGGATCTGGTGGCGCAGGTGGTCGAAGGCCAGCAGGCGATCGAAGAACATCAGCACGCAGTCGGGGACGTCGAGGTCGCGGCGCGCGCGCTCCGGCAGCCGCTCCAGTTGCCGCACCACGTCGTAGGAGAAGAAGCCGACGGCGCCGGCGGTGAAGGGAGGCAGGCCGGGAACGGCGGCGGGGCGATGCTGCTCCAGCAGTTCGCGCAGGACGGCGAAGAGGCTGCCCGAGCGGCGCTCGCGCTTCTTGCCGCGCTCGAGCGTGATCTCCTGGCCGCGCGCGGTCAGCACCATGGAAGGGCGGGCGCCCAGGAAGGTGTAGCGGCCGATCTTCTCGCCGCCTTCCACCGATTCCAGCAGGAAAGCGTGGGACTCGCCCGCGGCCAGGCTGAGGAAGGCGGAGACGGGCGTGGCCAGGTCGGCGGTGATGGACTTGGCCACCGGCACCAGGGTGGCGCTCTGGGCCAAGCGCTCGAACTCGTCATAGTCGGGGCGCAGCATGAGGTCAGCCCGTCCCATGGGGCGGGGCCGGAACGGTTAGACTACACGATGCGCGAGAGGTTGCGCCTTTGCCGTGCCGGATCCAGATCGTGGACTACGACGCGCGCTGGCCGGAGCTGTACCGGCTTTCGCTGCCGGCAGCAGACCCAGGTGCGCCTTGACAATATCAATTTAGATATATTCTACTTTTCCCATGGACGCCGCGGCGATCCAACGGTCCCTGGAGGGCAGCGGATTGCGCTGCACGCCGCAGCGCTGCGCGGTGATGGCGTTCCTGATGGGATGCAAGCGGCATCCCACGGCGGCGGAGATCTTCGCCGCCGTGAATCGCGTGGCTCCGCGCTCTTCCCGGGCCACGACTTACAATAATCTGCGGGACCTGGTGCAGGCGGGTCTGGTGCGGGAGGTGGCGGTCGAGGGCCGCGCCGCACGCTTCGATGCCAAAGGCATGCGCCATCACCACTTCATCTGCGACCGCTGCGGCAAGGTCGAGGACGTGGAGTGGTACCAGGTTCCCCGGCCGGCTTCCGGTTCCCTCGGCAAACGGATCTTGCGGGAGTGCGAACTCATCTTCCGGGGGCTCTGCGCGAAGTGCTCTCCGCGGCGCGCTTCCCGTTCCGTGAGGTAGGCGTGCGGATGCCGGACTCATAGCGGGCGCCAGCCGGCGCGGCGGGTGGAGACTGCGCGAATCAGGAAGGACAGGATGGATTCGCAGTTCGTGACAGTTCTGAACTCAAATTTCGGCTGATCAGGAAGGAGAAATACCATGGCAACCGAGACCAAGTGCCCGGTCATGCACGGGACCACCAACGTCGGGATGAGGTCGAACAGCGACTGGTGGCCGAAGCAACTGAACCTCAGGATCCTGCGCCAGAACTCGCCCCAGTCCGATCCCATGGGCGAGGGCTTCCACTACGCCGACGAATTCAAGAAGCTCGACTTCCAAGGGCTGAAGAAGGACCTGCGCGCGCTGATGACGGCGAGCCAGGAGTGGTGGCCGGCGGACTTCGGCCATTACGGCGGGCTCTTCATCCGTATGGCGTGGCACGCCGCGGGCACCTACCGCATCGGCGACGGGCGCGGCGGCGCGGGCACCGGCCAACAGCGCTTCGCGCCGCTCAACTCCTGGCCGGACAACGCCAACCTCGACAAGGCGCGCCGCCTGCTGTGGCCGGTCAAGCAGAAGTACGGCCGCAAGATCTCCTGGGCCGACCTGATGATCCTGGCCGGCAACGTCGCGCTGGAGTCGATGGGCTTCCAGACCTTCGGCTTCGGCGGCGGGCGTCCCGACGTGTGGGAACCGGACGACGCCGTGTACTGGGGCAAAGAGGAAACCTGGCTCGGCGACAAGCGCTACAGCGGGGACCGCGACCTGGAAAATCCGCTGGCCGCGGTGCAGATGGGTCTCATCTACGTGAATCCGGAGGGTCCCAACGGCAAGCCGGACCCCCTGGCGGCGGCCAAGGACATCCGCGAAACCTTCCGCCGCATGGCCATGAACGACGAGGAGACGGTGGCGCTGATCGCCGGCGGCCACACCTTCGGCAAGACCCACGGCGCCGGCGATCCCAAGCTGGTCGGCCCCGAGCCGGAAGCCGCGCCCCTGGAAGAGATGGGCCTGGGCTGGAAGAGCCGGTATGGCGCCGGCAAAGGCAAGGACGCCATCACCGGCGGCCCGGAGGTCACCTGGACCAGGACGCCGACGAAGTGGAGCAACAACTTCTTCGAGAACCTGTTCGGCTACGAATGGGAGCTGACCAAGAGCCCGGCCGGCGCCTATCAGTTCCAAGCCAAGAACGGCGCCCAGCCGATCCCGGATGCCTTCGACCGGTCGAAGCATCACGCGCCCACCATGCTGGTCACCGACATCGCGTTGCGGACCGATCCGGCCTACCTGAAGATCTCGCGGCGCTTCCACGAGCATCCGGACGAGTTCGCCGACGCGTTTGCGCGGGCGTGGTTCAAGCTCACCCACCGGGACATGGGCCCGCGTTCCCGCTATCTCGGCCCCGAGGTCCCGGAGGAGGAGTTGATCTGGCAGGACCCGGTTCCGGCGGCCGCTCACAAGCGGATCGAGGTGAAGGACGTCACCGCTCTGAAGGCCAAGATCCTCAAGTCCGGCCTGTCGGTCTCGCAACTGGTCTCGACGGCCTGGGCGTCGGCGGCGACCTTCCGCGGCTCCGACAAGCGCGGCGGGGCCAACGGAGCGCGCATCCGTCTTGAGCCTCAGAAGGATTGGGAGGTCAACCAGCCGGCGCAACTGGCCAAGGTGCTGCGGACGCTGGAAGCCATCCAGAAGGAGTTCAACGGCTCGAAGGCCAACGGGAAGAAGAAGGTCTCGCTGGCCGACCTGATCGTTCTGGGCGGCGGTGCGGCGGTCGAGAAGGCCGCGAAGGCCGCCGGGCACGACGTGAAGGTCCCCTTCACGCCGGGGCGCACGGACGCGTCGCCGGAGCAGACCGACGTCGAGTCCTTCACCCATCTGGAGCCGGTCGCGGACGGCTTCCGCAACTACCAGAAGGCCCGGTTCAGCGTGTCCGCGGAGGAATTGCTGATCGACAAGGCACAACTCTTGACGCTGACGGCCCCGGAGATGACGGTCCTGGTCGGCGGCCTGCGCGTCCTGGGC comes from Terriglobales bacterium and encodes:
- the trpE gene encoding anthranilate synthase component I; amino-acid sequence: MLRPDYDEFERLAQSATLVPVAKSITADLATPVSAFLSLAAGESHAFLLESVEGGEKIGRYTFLGARPSMVLTARGQEITLERGKKRERRSGSLFAVLRELLEQHRPAAVPGLPPFTAGAVGFFSYDVVRQLERLPERARRDLDVPDCVLMFFDRLLAFDHLRHQIHIVAAADVREEAPKRAYARALADIAAIEKRLAAGARPRDILAARRPAQGKLKVRAVTRPRDFLAAVRRTKEYIMAGDVFQAVLSQRWDFQPGVDPFHIYRALRAVNPSPYLYFLRMGDTHVLGSSPEMLVKVSGRKLEYHPIAGTLPRGADEEEDCRLEARLRSDEKERAEHVMLVDLGRNDLGRVSEYGSVRVRDLMYVERYSHVMHLVSAIEGRLRPGLHPVDAFAACFPAGTLTGAPKVRAMEIIEELEPVRRGLYGGSVLYADFAGNLDSCIAIRTLFLQGKRASVQAGAGIVADSDPGSEFQESVNKAQAVLRAVELARGGL
- a CDS encoding transcriptional repressor — encoded protein: MDAAAIQRSLEGSGLRCTPQRCAVMAFLMGCKRHPTAAEIFAAVNRVAPRSSRATTYNNLRDLVQAGLVREVAVEGRAARFDAKGMRHHHFICDRCGKVEDVEWYQVPRPASGSLGKRILRECELIFRGLCAKCSPRRASRSVR
- the katG gene encoding catalase/peroxidase HPI, with translation MATETKCPVMHGTTNVGMRSNSDWWPKQLNLRILRQNSPQSDPMGEGFHYADEFKKLDFQGLKKDLRALMTASQEWWPADFGHYGGLFIRMAWHAAGTYRIGDGRGGAGTGQQRFAPLNSWPDNANLDKARRLLWPVKQKYGRKISWADLMILAGNVALESMGFQTFGFGGGRPDVWEPDDAVYWGKEETWLGDKRYSGDRDLENPLAAVQMGLIYVNPEGPNGKPDPLAAAKDIRETFRRMAMNDEETVALIAGGHTFGKTHGAGDPKLVGPEPEAAPLEEMGLGWKSRYGAGKGKDAITGGPEVTWTRTPTKWSNNFFENLFGYEWELTKSPAGAYQFQAKNGAQPIPDAFDRSKHHAPTMLVTDIALRTDPAYLKISRRFHEHPDEFADAFARAWFKLTHRDMGPRSRYLGPEVPEEELIWQDPVPAAAHKRIEVKDVTALKAKILKSGLSVSQLVSTAWASAATFRGSDKRGGANGARIRLEPQKDWEVNQPAQLAKVLRTLEAIQKEFNGSKANGKKKVSLADLIVLGGGAAVEKAAKAAGHDVKVPFTPGRTDASPEQTDVESFTHLEPVADGFRNYQKARFSVSAEELLIDKAQLLTLTAPEMTVLVGGLRVLGANAGKSTHGVFTKRPETLSNDFFGNLLDMSTEWQPANGAEGVYEGRDRATGKVKWTGTRVDLIFGSNSELRALAEVYACTDSKEKFVKDFVAAWTKVMNLDRFELA